One window of Chitinivorax sp. B genomic DNA carries:
- the rpsO gene encoding 30S ribosomal protein S15, which yields MAMNAVSKAEVVKQFARQEGDTGSPQVQVALLTARINDLTGHFKTHQKDHHGRRGLLKMVSRRRRLLDYLKDTDLDGYRALIEKLGLRK from the coding sequence ATGGCTATGAATGCTGTAAGCAAAGCCGAAGTAGTTAAGCAATTCGCGCGTCAAGAAGGCGATACCGGTTCCCCTCAAGTGCAAGTCGCACTGTTGACTGCTCGTATCAACGACCTGACTGGTCATTTCAAAACCCATCAAAAAGATCACCACGGCCGTCGCGGCCTGTTGAAAATGGTAAGTCGCCGTCGCCGTTTGCTGGATTACCTGAAGGATACTGATCTGGATGGTTACCGCGCTCTGATCGAGAAGCTCGGCCTACGTAAGTAA
- the nusA gene encoding transcription termination factor NusA, which produces MSREMLSLVDVLAREKNVDKEIVFGALELALASATKKRFSDEDVDVRVSIDRSSGAYESFRRWHVVADQDWLSEGREIGLTEARKQKSDIEVGDVLEDPLEAIEFGRIGAQTAKQVILQRIRDAEREQLLNDFLQRREHLVNGVIKRIERGNAIIECGKLEALLPREHMVPKENLRVGDRARAFLLRIDRGGRGPQLILSRTAKEFLIKLFELEVPEIEERLIEIKAAARDPGLRAKVAVKSNDPRIDPQGTCIGMRGSRVQAVTNELAGERVDIVLWSNDPAQFVINALSPAEVTSIVIDEDTHSMDVVVDEDQLAQAIGRGGQNVRLASELTGWTINIMTVDEAEKKHEAEYEQIRNLFMLSLDVDEEVASVLVQEGFSTLEEVAYVPLAEMMEIEGFDEDLVNELRSRARNSLLTQAIASEEKKENEAGSLMSIEGMDADTSHALVEKGVATRDDLADLAVDDLVEMTGMTPERAKALILSARAHWFAE; this is translated from the coding sequence ATGAGTCGCGAAATGTTGTCGCTGGTAGATGTGCTGGCGCGCGAAAAAAACGTCGACAAGGAAATTGTATTTGGCGCACTTGAGCTTGCGCTGGCGTCGGCGACAAAAAAGCGTTTCTCGGATGAGGATGTAGATGTTCGCGTCTCCATCGACCGCAGTTCTGGCGCGTATGAGTCATTCCGTCGCTGGCATGTGGTGGCTGATCAGGATTGGTTATCTGAAGGTCGGGAAATCGGCCTGACGGAAGCCCGCAAGCAAAAGTCCGATATCGAAGTCGGTGACGTATTGGAAGACCCGCTGGAAGCAATTGAGTTTGGTCGTATTGGCGCTCAAACTGCCAAGCAGGTGATTTTGCAGCGTATTCGTGATGCGGAGCGTGAGCAGTTGCTGAATGATTTTCTGCAACGTCGGGAGCACTTGGTCAACGGTGTGATCAAGCGCATCGAGCGTGGTAACGCCATCATTGAATGCGGCAAGCTTGAAGCGTTGTTGCCACGTGAGCACATGGTCCCCAAAGAGAACCTTCGCGTTGGCGATCGTGCCCGTGCGTTCTTGTTACGTATTGATCGTGGTGGCCGTGGCCCACAATTGATTTTGTCGCGTACGGCCAAAGAATTCCTGATCAAATTGTTTGAGCTGGAAGTGCCGGAAATAGAAGAACGTTTGATTGAGATCAAGGCTGCAGCTCGCGATCCAGGTTTGCGTGCCAAGGTTGCCGTTAAGTCCAACGACCCGCGCATTGACCCTCAAGGCACATGTATTGGCATGCGTGGCTCCCGTGTGCAAGCGGTAACCAATGAACTGGCGGGTGAGCGTGTTGACATCGTGTTGTGGTCGAATGATCCGGCCCAGTTCGTTATCAACGCGCTGTCGCCTGCTGAGGTAACCAGTATCGTCATTGACGAAGACACGCACAGCATGGATGTGGTGGTTGATGAAGACCAACTGGCGCAGGCAATTGGTCGTGGCGGTCAAAACGTTCGACTGGCTTCCGAACTGACTGGCTGGACGATCAATATCATGACGGTTGATGAGGCTGAAAAGAAGCATGAGGCTGAGTATGAGCAGATCCGTAATCTGTTCATGTTGTCACTTGATGTTGATGAGGAAGTGGCTTCAGTGCTGGTGCAGGAAGGTTTTTCGACACTGGAGGAAGTCGCTTACGTGCCCTTGGCCGAAATGATGGAGATCGAAGGTTTTGATGAGGATCTCGTCAATGAGCTACGTAGTCGCGCACGTAATTCTTTGCTGACACAAGCGATTGCCAGCGAAGAGAAAAAGGAAAACGAGGCCGGTAGCCTCATGAGTATCGAAGGTATGGACGCCGACACCTCGCATGCGCTGGTCGAGAAAGGCGTGGCAACACGTGACGATCTGGCAGACCTGGCAGTCGACGACCTGGTCGAGATGACCGGTATGACGCCGGAACGTGCCAAGGCGCTGATTCTGTCAGCCCGCGCACACTGGTTCGCCGAGTAA
- a CDS encoding long-chain-fatty-acid--CoA ligase produces the protein MEKIWLKHYQSGVPAEIDLNEFKNVGEVFEKSAKKFANCSAFSCMGKTLTYGEVDQLTQQFGSYLQNTLGLQKGDRVAIMMPNLLQYPIAVFGALRAGMTVVNVNPLYTPRELEHQLKDSGAETIVIIENFASVLQEVAKRTPIKNVITTRIGDMLGFPKSLIVNLVVKHVKKMVPDFSLPGATGFNDALAKGRSQPLKTYDVTHDDLAFLQYTGGTTGVSKGAMLTHRNVIANMQQAHAWIKPALQDGAEVVVAPLPLYHIFALTANCMVFTKVGGHTILITNPRDIPGFVKELAKYPVTAMTGLNTLFNALLNNPDFAKLNFKTWKMVLGGGMATQKAVAERWKQTTGVPLIEAYGLTETSPAACINPLNVTEFSGCIGLPIPSTECSVRDENGNEVKLGESGELWVRGPQVMLGYWKRPEESAKVLKGDGWLATGDMAIMNEDGFFKLVDRKKDMVLVSGFNVYPNEIEEVIAALPGIMEVACIGVPDEKSGEVVKVFVVKKDPSITEKDIIEHCKKNLTGYKIPKFVEFRTELPKTNVGKILRRALRDEEMKKQPA, from the coding sequence ATGGAAAAAATCTGGTTGAAACACTACCAGTCCGGCGTTCCGGCGGAAATCGACCTCAACGAGTTTAAGAACGTCGGAGAAGTGTTTGAAAAAAGTGCGAAGAAATTTGCCAATTGCTCAGCCTTCTCTTGTATGGGCAAGACACTGACGTATGGCGAGGTCGATCAGCTGACACAGCAGTTTGGCTCATACCTTCAAAATACGTTGGGCCTGCAAAAAGGCGATCGCGTAGCCATCATGATGCCCAATCTACTGCAGTACCCGATTGCCGTTTTTGGCGCGTTACGCGCAGGGATGACCGTAGTCAACGTCAATCCGCTTTACACCCCGCGAGAACTTGAGCATCAACTTAAGGATTCAGGTGCGGAAACCATTGTCATCATTGAAAATTTTGCCAGCGTCCTGCAAGAGGTGGCCAAGCGTACGCCGATTAAAAACGTTATCACTACACGTATTGGCGACATGCTGGGCTTCCCCAAGTCGCTGATTGTAAATCTGGTCGTCAAGCACGTTAAAAAAATGGTGCCAGACTTTAGCCTACCCGGCGCCACCGGATTCAACGATGCTCTTGCCAAAGGTCGCAGCCAGCCGCTCAAGACATATGATGTCACCCACGATGATTTGGCGTTCTTGCAATATACCGGTGGAACAACTGGTGTATCAAAAGGCGCAATGCTCACGCATCGCAACGTCATCGCCAACATGCAGCAGGCACATGCCTGGATTAAACCCGCCCTCCAGGACGGTGCCGAAGTCGTCGTGGCACCATTACCGCTATACCATATATTTGCATTGACAGCGAACTGCATGGTGTTCACCAAAGTGGGTGGACATACCATTCTGATTACCAATCCTCGCGACATTCCCGGCTTTGTCAAAGAATTGGCCAAGTACCCTGTCACAGCCATGACCGGGCTAAATACCTTGTTCAATGCCTTACTAAACAATCCAGACTTCGCCAAATTGAATTTCAAGACGTGGAAGATGGTGTTAGGTGGTGGCATGGCAACTCAAAAAGCCGTCGCAGAGCGATGGAAGCAGACAACAGGTGTACCATTGATTGAAGCATATGGACTGACTGAAACCTCACCCGCTGCATGCATTAATCCATTAAATGTGACGGAATTCTCTGGCTGCATCGGCTTACCGATTCCTTCTACCGAATGCTCGGTACGTGATGAGAATGGAAACGAAGTCAAATTAGGCGAATCTGGCGAATTGTGGGTTCGTGGCCCACAAGTCATGCTTGGATACTGGAAACGCCCTGAAGAATCCGCCAAAGTCTTGAAGGGTGACGGCTGGCTAGCCACTGGCGATATGGCCATCATGAATGAAGATGGATTTTTCAAATTGGTGGATCGCAAGAAAGACATGGTGCTGGTATCGGGCTTCAATGTCTATCCTAACGAAATCGAAGAGGTTATTGCAGCTTTACCCGGCATTATGGAGGTCGCCTGCATCGGTGTGCCAGATGAAAAATCCGGTGAGGTAGTCAAAGTCTTTGTTGTGAAGAAAGACCCATCAATTACCGAGAAAGACATCATAGAGCACTGCAAGAAAAATCTGACTGGCTACAAGATTCCCAAGTTCGTGGAGTTCCGTACGGAATTACCCAAAACCAATGTTGGCAAGATCTTGCGTCGTGCGCTACGTGACGAAGAAATGAAAAAACAGCCCGCCTGA
- the infB gene encoding translation initiation factor IF-2 yields the protein MAETNVQQFASELGLQSELLLEQLKAAGVSKSKTTDLLTEQDKTRLLDYLRRSHGNKDDKQKITLTRRETSEIRKSDATGKARTIQVEVRKKRVFVKRDPNDASVAEDVPPMPEPEIEVVLPQVSVIDEQERAAREADARRQAELQQRQAEELRQKQAREAERRAHDAVGQEKTVESAVVIKEEPVAEVAIMPEPVPTPAPVEVTPVPAPSKADTTLHVSEHRTTEAPKPAQRPAQPANKPAANKAATQPPKAADKKADKGKSGGGRESGWDDSANKKRGLKVRGGDSSGGWRAGGKGRNRGDAQHAFQQPTEPISREVVIPETITVAELAHKMSVKAAEVIKNLMKMGMMVTINQVLDQETAMIVAEDMGHKPQAAKADDPEAFLADHAESELRVEPRAPVVTVMGHVDHGKTSLLDYIRRTRVASGEAGGITQHIGAYHVETERGMITFLDTPGHEAFTAMRARGAKVTDIVVLVVAADDGVMPQTIEAIHHAKAAGVPIVVAVNKIDKQDSNPERIRQELVAQEVVPEDWGGDAMFVDVSAKTGHGIDDLLEGILLQAEVLELKSAKDAPAKGLVIEARLDKGKGPVATILVQSGTLKRGDVILAGSAFGRVRAMLDENGKPIQSAGPSIPCEIQGLSDVPNAGEEVLMLQDERKAREIALFRQGKFRDTLLAKRQAAKLENMFQQMGEGEVKNLPLIIKADVQGSCEALAASLQKLSTEEVRVNIVHGAVGAISESDVNLAIASQAVIIGFNIRADANARRLAESEGIDIRYYNIIYQAVDDVKAAMSGMLAPEKREQVIGNVEVRQVFHVSKIGTIAGCFVHDGLIKRNARVRVLRSNVVIHDGELESLKRFKDDVKEVKLGYECGLQVRNFNDIVEGDFLEVYEIIEVARTL from the coding sequence ATGGCGGAAACGAACGTACAACAGTTTGCCAGCGAATTGGGCCTTCAGTCGGAATTGCTACTGGAGCAACTAAAAGCAGCGGGTGTCAGCAAGAGCAAGACGACCGATCTCTTGACCGAGCAGGATAAGACGCGTCTCTTGGACTACTTGCGCCGTTCTCACGGAAATAAGGACGACAAGCAAAAGATTACGCTGACACGTCGAGAGACGTCTGAAATCCGAAAGTCGGATGCTACCGGAAAAGCGCGCACGATTCAGGTTGAAGTACGCAAAAAGCGTGTATTTGTGAAGCGTGATCCAAATGATGCATCAGTGGCTGAGGATGTCCCTCCGATGCCTGAGCCGGAAATTGAAGTCGTGCTGCCGCAGGTATCTGTGATTGACGAGCAAGAGCGTGCTGCACGTGAAGCAGATGCGCGCCGTCAGGCTGAATTGCAGCAGCGTCAGGCAGAAGAGCTCCGTCAGAAACAGGCTCGTGAAGCAGAGCGCCGGGCGCATGATGCCGTTGGCCAAGAAAAAACAGTTGAGTCGGCGGTTGTGATCAAAGAAGAGCCTGTGGCTGAAGTTGCGATCATGCCTGAGCCTGTTCCGACTCCCGCGCCCGTAGAAGTAACCCCAGTACCAGCACCATCTAAGGCAGACACAACTTTGCACGTATCCGAACATCGAACTACTGAAGCACCCAAGCCGGCTCAACGTCCTGCGCAGCCTGCAAATAAACCCGCAGCAAACAAGGCTGCAACGCAGCCTCCTAAGGCTGCAGACAAAAAGGCCGACAAGGGCAAATCTGGTGGTGGGCGCGAGTCTGGTTGGGATGACTCTGCCAACAAAAAGCGCGGTCTCAAGGTGCGTGGGGGTGACTCGAGTGGTGGTTGGCGTGCTGGCGGTAAAGGTCGCAATCGTGGCGACGCGCAGCATGCTTTCCAGCAGCCGACTGAGCCCATTTCTCGCGAGGTGGTGATTCCGGAAACCATTACGGTTGCTGAATTGGCCCATAAAATGTCGGTCAAGGCTGCCGAAGTGATCAAGAACTTGATGAAAATGGGCATGATGGTGACCATTAATCAGGTATTGGATCAGGAAACAGCCATGATCGTGGCTGAAGATATGGGCCATAAGCCACAGGCAGCGAAGGCGGATGACCCCGAAGCATTCTTGGCGGATCATGCTGAGTCCGAGCTGCGGGTTGAGCCTCGCGCACCGGTTGTGACGGTCATGGGGCACGTCGATCATGGTAAGACTTCACTGCTGGACTATATTCGCCGTACTCGAGTGGCAAGCGGTGAGGCTGGTGGTATTACCCAGCATATCGGTGCGTATCATGTAGAAACCGAGCGTGGAATGATCACTTTCCTCGATACCCCAGGTCACGAAGCGTTTACAGCAATGCGTGCACGTGGTGCCAAGGTAACGGACATCGTAGTATTGGTCGTTGCGGCAGATGATGGTGTGATGCCTCAGACTATTGAAGCGATCCACCATGCCAAGGCGGCTGGCGTGCCTATCGTGGTTGCGGTGAACAAGATTGATAAGCAGGATTCCAATCCAGAGCGCATCCGTCAGGAGTTGGTGGCACAGGAAGTTGTACCCGAGGACTGGGGTGGTGATGCCATGTTTGTTGACGTATCTGCCAAGACTGGCCACGGTATTGACGACCTGCTGGAAGGTATCTTGCTTCAGGCTGAAGTATTGGAACTAAAGTCGGCGAAAGATGCGCCCGCAAAAGGTTTGGTTATCGAAGCGCGACTGGATAAAGGTAAGGGCCCGGTGGCGACCATCCTGGTGCAGTCCGGTACCTTGAAGCGTGGTGATGTTATTCTGGCTGGGTCGGCGTTTGGTCGGGTTCGCGCGATGCTGGATGAGAATGGGAAGCCGATTCAATCTGCGGGGCCGTCCATTCCTTGTGAAATTCAAGGCTTATCTGATGTGCCAAATGCCGGCGAAGAAGTGCTGATGCTGCAAGATGAGCGCAAGGCCCGAGAGATCGCCTTGTTCCGTCAAGGTAAGTTCCGCGATACTTTGTTGGCTAAGCGTCAAGCTGCGAAGCTTGAGAACATGTTCCAGCAAATGGGTGAAGGGGAGGTGAAGAACCTGCCTTTGATCATCAAGGCTGATGTACAAGGTTCGTGCGAAGCACTGGCTGCCTCACTGCAAAAACTGTCGACCGAAGAAGTGCGTGTCAATATCGTACACGGTGCTGTCGGGGCGATTTCCGAATCAGATGTCAACTTGGCCATTGCATCGCAGGCTGTCATCATTGGCTTCAACATTCGTGCTGATGCCAATGCTCGCAGACTCGCTGAATCTGAAGGTATCGATATTCGTTACTACAACATTATCTATCAAGCGGTGGATGATGTTAAAGCAGCGATGTCCGGCATGTTGGCGCCAGAGAAGCGAGAGCAGGTAATTGGTAATGTTGAAGTCCGTCAGGTATTCCATGTATCAAAGATCGGTACGATCGCCGGTTGTTTTGTGCATGATGGTCTGATCAAACGTAATGCACGTGTTCGTGTGTTGCGTAGTAACGTGGTGATCCACGATGGTGAGCTGGAGTCACTAAAGCGTTTCAAGGACGACGTGAAGGAAGTGAAGCTAGGCTACGAATGTGGTCTGCAGGTTCGCAACTTTAACGATATCGTTGAGGGTGACTTCCTCGAAGTGTATGAAATCATTGAGGTTGCACGTACGCTCTAA
- a CDS encoding DUF2237 domain-containing protein: MKESLNVLGLPLEACSRSPMTGFFRDGCCNTDDTDVGEHVVCAAMTADFLAFSKSRGNDLSTPRPEYGFTGLKPGDHWCLCADRWVEALLHGAAPRLMLAATHEAILDKVSLETLVEYAIDRP; the protein is encoded by the coding sequence ATGAAAGAGTCGCTGAATGTGTTGGGTTTGCCATTGGAGGCATGTAGCCGATCACCAATGACGGGCTTTTTCCGGGATGGTTGCTGTAATACCGATGATACAGATGTAGGCGAGCATGTGGTTTGTGCGGCAATGACAGCAGATTTTTTGGCATTTTCGAAATCAAGAGGAAATGATTTATCGACGCCACGTCCAGAATATGGTTTTACTGGGCTGAAGCCGGGTGATCATTGGTGTTTGTGTGCAGATCGCTGGGTAGAAGCATTGCTACATGGTGCGGCGCCAAGGCTTATGTTGGCGGCAACACACGAAGCCATTTTGGACAAGGTTTCACTTGAAACGCTGGTTGAGTATGCAATTGACCGTCCATAA
- the rbfA gene encoding 30S ribosome-binding factor RbfA: MARDFSRSDRVGQQIQRELPDIIRFDLKDPRIGMLTITDVEVTRDYSHAKVFFTVLGDAEQQARTLETLEHAAGFLRNELGKRIKMRTMPLLHFKYDVSVERGMQLSSLIDQAVSDHAKDDDEA; encoded by the coding sequence ATGGCAAGAGACTTTTCCCGTTCGGATCGCGTTGGTCAACAAATTCAGCGTGAATTGCCGGACATCATCCGTTTTGATTTGAAAGATCCACGTATTGGGATGTTGACTATCACCGACGTGGAGGTAACGCGTGACTATTCTCATGCAAAAGTGTTTTTCACCGTTCTGGGTGACGCGGAGCAACAAGCTCGAACGCTTGAAACGCTGGAGCACGCTGCAGGGTTCCTGCGAAACGAGTTAGGTAAACGCATCAAGATGCGCACTATGCCATTGCTGCATTTCAAGTATGACGTATCAGTTGAGCGTGGTATGCAGTTGTCGAGTTTGATTGATCAGGCCGTCTCTGATCATGCCAAGGACGATGACGAAGCGTGA
- the pnp gene encoding polyribonucleotide nucleotidyltransferase: MSLVKKSFQYGQHTVTFETGEIARQATGAVKCSMGDTVVLVTVVGATGVKPGQDFFPLTVDYQERTYAAGKIPGGFFKREGRPSEKEILTSRLIDRPLRPLFPEGFYNEVQIVATVMSSDPEIDADIPALLGASAALAVSGIPFDGPIGAARVGYVDGQYVLNPTAIQLKSTQLDLVVAGTAQAVLMVESEALELPEDIMLGAVVFGHDQMQAAINAINELADEAGKDLWDWQPPVKDDTMIARVAELADAELNEAFRIKQKQLRSGKIDEIADRVFSQLITEDMDTQRVNQIKGIFKDLEAKIVRGQILAGEPRIDGRDTRTVRPITIRTGVLPRTHGSVLFTRGETQALVVATLGTKQDEQIIDALTGEYTERFMLHYNFPPYSTGETGRVGSPKRREIGHGRLAKRALVAVLPAATDFGYSMRVVSEITESNGSSSMASVCGGSLSLMDAGVPLKDHVAGIAMGLIKDGNRFAVLTDILGDEDHLGDMDFKVAGTANGVTALQMDIKINGITKEIMKVALDQAKEGRLHILNIMKGELQGARDEISEHAPRMYSMKINPEKIRDVIGKGGAVIRALTEETGTQIDIAEDGTITIASTSAEGAEAAKKRIEQITAEVEIGKIYEGTVVRLLEFGAIVNILPGRDGLLHISQIANERVNNVADYVKEGQQVRVKVLEQDEKGKIRLSMKALLAEVAPAPTSEQPTAE; this comes from the coding sequence GTGAGTCTCGTTAAAAAATCATTTCAGTATGGCCAGCATACCGTTACCTTCGAAACCGGTGAAATCGCACGCCAAGCTACCGGTGCCGTGAAGTGCTCGATGGGTGACACCGTCGTATTGGTGACAGTTGTAGGTGCGACAGGTGTTAAGCCCGGGCAAGACTTCTTCCCGTTGACGGTTGACTATCAAGAACGTACCTACGCTGCTGGCAAGATTCCAGGTGGTTTTTTCAAGCGTGAAGGCCGCCCGTCTGAAAAAGAAATCCTCACTTCCCGCCTAATCGATCGCCCTCTCCGTCCACTTTTCCCCGAAGGTTTCTACAATGAAGTCCAGATCGTTGCGACGGTTATGTCGTCCGATCCGGAAATTGATGCGGATATTCCTGCATTATTGGGTGCCTCTGCTGCTTTGGCTGTCTCAGGCATCCCATTTGATGGTCCGATCGGGGCGGCACGAGTGGGTTATGTCGATGGACAGTATGTACTGAATCCAACGGCGATTCAGTTGAAGTCAACGCAGCTAGACCTGGTAGTTGCGGGTACTGCTCAGGCTGTCTTGATGGTTGAATCTGAAGCGTTGGAGCTACCGGAAGATATCATGCTGGGCGCGGTGGTGTTTGGCCATGATCAAATGCAAGCAGCCATCAATGCCATCAATGAATTGGCCGATGAGGCAGGTAAAGATTTGTGGGATTGGCAGCCGCCAGTTAAAGACGACACAATGATTGCACGCGTCGCTGAGCTGGCAGATGCAGAGCTGAACGAGGCATTCCGTATTAAGCAGAAACAACTGCGTTCGGGCAAGATTGATGAAATCGCGGATCGTGTTTTTTCTCAGTTGATCACCGAAGATATGGACACTCAGCGAGTCAACCAGATTAAGGGTATTTTCAAGGATCTGGAAGCCAAGATTGTGCGCGGCCAAATTTTAGCTGGGGAGCCACGTATTGATGGCCGTGATACTCGTACAGTCCGCCCAATCACAATCCGCACTGGAGTGTTGCCCCGGACTCACGGTTCAGTATTATTTACCCGTGGCGAAACACAGGCATTGGTTGTTGCTACCTTGGGGACCAAACAGGATGAGCAAATCATTGATGCATTGACTGGTGAATATACTGAGCGCTTCATGCTGCATTACAATTTCCCACCCTATTCCACAGGGGAAACTGGACGTGTAGGTTCACCCAAGCGTCGTGAAATCGGTCACGGCCGTTTGGCCAAGCGTGCATTGGTTGCTGTATTGCCGGCGGCAACTGACTTTGGCTATTCGATGCGTGTTGTGTCGGAAATTACTGAGTCGAACGGTTCCAGCTCAATGGCATCTGTGTGCGGCGGTAGTTTATCACTGATGGATGCTGGTGTGCCTTTGAAGGATCACGTGGCTGGTATCGCCATGGGGTTGATCAAGGATGGCAACCGTTTTGCAGTGTTGACTGATATCTTGGGTGATGAAGATCATTTGGGTGATATGGATTTCAAGGTAGCAGGTACTGCCAATGGCGTGACTGCACTGCAGATGGATATCAAGATCAATGGTATTACCAAAGAAATCATGAAGGTGGCACTGGATCAGGCCAAAGAAGGGCGCCTGCATATCCTGAACATCATGAAGGGTGAGTTGCAAGGCGCACGTGACGAGATTTCCGAACATGCACCACGTATGTACTCGATGAAGATCAATCCGGAGAAGATTCGTGATGTGATCGGCAAGGGTGGCGCGGTAATTCGCGCATTGACAGAAGAGACCGGAACGCAGATCGATATTGCTGAAGATGGCACAATCACTATCGCGTCAACTAGCGCGGAAGGTGCAGAAGCAGCGAAGAAGCGTATTGAGCAGATCACTGCTGAGGTAGAGATTGGCAAGATATACGAAGGCACGGTAGTTCGTTTGCTTGAGTTTGGCGCGATCGTCAATATTCTGCCTGGCCGAGACGGTTTGTTACATATTTCGCAAATTGCTAATGAGCGTGTCAACAACGTGGCTGATTATGTGAAAGAAGGTCAGCAAGTTCGCGTGAAGGTGCTTGAGCAAGACGAGAAGGGTAAGATTCGCTTGTCGATGAAGGCGTTACTGGCTGAAGTTGCACCAGCACCTACCAGCGAACAACCTACTGCAGAATAA
- the truB gene encoding tRNA pseudouridine(55) synthase TruB, with translation MQQLKRIRRPITGVLLLDKPLGFSSNGVLQKVKWLYQAEKAGHTGNLDPLATGLLPVCLGEATKFSQALLDADKAYIATIKLGQTTTTGDAEGDLLEQRSVQYTVEQLNLVLQCLIGPIKQVPPMYSALKHQGRALYEYARQGLEIERKSRDVTVYSIQLLEVGHDVIKIDVSCSKGTYIRVLAEDIGRKLGCGAHLIGLHRTRTAGFHVHDAVTVEALEAMGMAERDALLMAADCLLSTLPSVEISSDSSYAFTHGQSVRHKVNMCAGEVRVYDPLGGFLGLGEMTSDAKIAPKRVLRIDR, from the coding sequence ATGCAGCAGCTCAAACGAATAAGACGGCCAATTACAGGTGTATTGTTACTTGATAAGCCATTGGGTTTTTCAAGTAATGGCGTCTTGCAAAAAGTGAAATGGCTTTATCAGGCCGAAAAAGCAGGGCATACAGGCAATTTGGATCCGCTGGCTACTGGGTTGTTACCTGTGTGTCTGGGGGAAGCGACCAAGTTCTCACAAGCGCTGTTGGATGCAGATAAAGCATATATTGCTACCATCAAACTGGGGCAGACCACTACGACTGGGGATGCTGAAGGCGATCTGCTTGAGCAGCGGTCTGTTCAATACACTGTCGAGCAATTGAACTTAGTGTTGCAGTGTTTGATCGGCCCGATTAAGCAAGTGCCGCCAATGTATTCTGCCTTGAAGCATCAGGGGCGTGCGTTGTATGAGTATGCCAGGCAGGGCCTTGAAATCGAACGTAAGTCACGAGATGTGACTGTCTATTCGATTCAGCTTCTGGAGGTGGGCCATGATGTCATCAAGATTGATGTCTCCTGTAGTAAAGGCACATATATCCGGGTCTTGGCAGAAGACATCGGCCGGAAATTGGGTTGCGGTGCGCATTTAATTGGATTACATCGTACTCGAACAGCAGGTTTTCATGTGCATGATGCGGTAACCGTTGAGGCTTTGGAAGCCATGGGCATGGCTGAGCGGGATGCCTTGCTGATGGCGGCGGATTGCCTATTGTCCACCTTACCTTCGGTCGAGATATCGTCGGACTCCAGTTATGCATTTACACACGGACAATCGGTTCGTCATAAAGTAAACATGTGTGCCGGAGAGGTACGTGTGTATGACCCGTTAGGTGGTTTTTTGGGATTGGGCGAGATGACGTCGGATGCCAAAATTGCACCTAAGCGGGTGTTAAGGATTGATCGCTGA
- the rimP gene encoding ribosome maturation factor RimP, with protein MDLRHLLETTLTGLGYEMVDLELGRGGMIRIFMDSPNGITVDDCVKVSNHLTRMFMVENIDFERLEVSSPGLDRPLTKESDYTRFAGQKVKIKLRVPIDRRKTFAGTLIGLHDGRLNLEVDGAPVEIDLSNIDRARLDPQF; from the coding sequence ATGGATTTGCGGCATCTGCTTGAAACAACGCTGACGGGTTTGGGTTATGAAATGGTCGACCTGGAGCTTGGGCGTGGCGGGATGATTCGCATATTCATGGATTCGCCGAACGGTATCACGGTAGACGACTGCGTCAAGGTCAGTAATCACCTGACACGCATGTTCATGGTTGAAAACATTGATTTCGAACGGCTTGAGGTGTCGTCGCCAGGGTTGGATCGGCCGCTGACCAAAGAGTCTGATTACACCCGTTTTGCTGGCCAAAAGGTCAAGATCAAGCTTCGTGTGCCGATTGATCGGCGCAAGACTTTTGCTGGGACATTGATTGGCCTGCACGATGGTCGTCTCAACCTGGAGGTGGACGGTGCCCCAGTCGAGATCGATCTATCCAATATTGACCGGGCTCGACTGGATCCTCAGTTCTGA